One genomic region from Rosa rugosa chromosome 1, drRosRugo1.1, whole genome shotgun sequence encodes:
- the LOC133715140 gene encoding MLO-like protein 10: protein MSSLTLVLWFGLFLLGVGVAMAAEETTTTTTTSASRELDRTPTWAVAGVCAVIIIISLILEKVLHKVGTWLSERHKRGLFEALEKVKAELMILGFISLILTFGQSYIAKICIPLKVANTMLPCSQASTASEDEESTSRRRLLSTDRRFLAAATTTACKSGFEPLISINGLHQLHILIFFLAAFHVVYSAITMLLGRLKIRGWKAWEAETSSHSYEFSNDPSRFRLTHETSFVKAHTSYWTRIPFFFYVGCFFRQFFRSVSKSDYLTVRNGFISVHLAPGSKFNFQKYIKRSLEDDFQVVVGVSPVLWASFVIFLLLNVKGWQALFWASMIPVIIILAIGTELQSVLTKMALEISERHAVVQGIPLVQGSDRYFWFGRPHLVLHLIHFALFQNAFQIIYFLWIWYSFGLTSCFHANFKLAIAKVIVGGGVLCMCSYITLPLYALVTQMGSNMKKSIFDEQTSKALKKWHNAVKKKTTGQGGKSPARVLGGSTVGGSTVGGSSSVSAVHSSGPTLHRFKTTGHSTRSSAFEDHETSDHETDPLSPSSSTNLIVRVDQGEQQTEITEPHHEEQTTIEMDEFTFTKPDLAKQT, encoded by the exons ATGTCATCTTTAACTCTGGTTCTGTGGTTCGGGTTGTTCTTGTTGGGTGTGGGTGTGGCTATGGCGGCAGAGGAGACTAccacgacgacgacgacgtcgGCGTCGAGGGAGCTGGACCGGACGCCTACTTGGGCCGTCGCCGGAGTCTGTGCTgttatcatcatcatctcttTGATTTTGGAGAAGGTCCTGCACAAAGTCGGAACG TGGCTTTCAGAGAGGCACAAGAGAGGTCTGTTTGAAGCTCTGGAGAAGGTTAAAGCGG AGCTGATGATTCTGGGTTTTATTTCACTAATCCTGACCTTTGGCCAAAGTTACATTGCCAAAATCTGTATTCCGCTTAAGGTTGCAAACACTATGCTGCCATGTAGTCAAGCTTCAACTGCTTCGGAAGATGAAGAATCAACAAGTCGCAGAAGACTCTTATCGACTGACCGCCGATTTTTAGCTGCTGCAACTACTACTGCATGCAAGAGT GGTTTTGAGCCACTGATCTCTATTAATGGATTGCACCAATTGCACATCCTCATATTCTTCTTGGCTGCCTTTCACGTAGTATACAGTGCTATCACAATGCTTCTTGGGAGGCTAAAG ATTCGAGGATGGAAGGCATGGGAGGCTGAGACTTCATCGCATAGCTATGAGTTCTCAAATG ATCCTTCAAGATTCAGACTTACTCATGAGACATCATTTGTGAAAGCACATACCAGTTACTGGACTAGGATTCCATTCTTCTTTTATGTT GGATGCTTCTTTCGACAATTTTTTAGGTCTGTTAGTAAATCTGACTACTTGACAGTGCGCAATGGATTCATTTCT GTCCATTTAGCCCCTGGAAGTAAATTCAACTTCCAAAAGTACATCAAGAGATCGTTAGAAGATGACTTCCAGGTCGTTGTCGGAGTCAG TCCCGTACTATGGGCatcatttgtgatatttttgCTCCTTAATGTTAAAG GATGGCAAGCACTATTTTGGGCATCCATGATCCCTGTCATT ATAATCTTAGCCATTGGAACAGAACTTCAATCCGTCCTGACCAAGATGGCTCTAGAAATCTCAGAAAGGCACGCAGTGGTTCAAGGGATTCCTCTTGTACAAGGCTCTGATAGATACTTTTGGTTTGGTCGACCGCATTTGGTTCTTCATCTCATCCATTTTGCGTTGTTTCAG AATGCGTTCCAAATTATATATTTCTTGTGGATATGG TATTCATTTGGGTTGACATCTTGCTTCCATGCCAATTTCAAGCTAGCAATTGCAAAAGTAATTGTAGG GGGCGGAGTTCTATGTATGTGCAGCTACATCACACTGCCACTATATGCCCTCGTAACTCAG ATGGGTTCAAATATGAAGAAGTCCATCTTTGATGAACAAACATCCAAGGCCCTTAAGAAGTGGCACAATGCTGTGAAAAAGAAGACCACCGGGCAAGGAGGCAAGTCTCCTGCTCGAGTCCTGGGTGGGAGCACTGTTGGCGGAAGCACTGTTGGTGGAAGCTCATCTGTTTCGGCCGTGCACTCCTCTGGACCTACATTGCACCGTTTCAAAACAACCGGCCACTCAACCCGCTCCTCCGCTTTCGAAGATCACGAGACATCAGATCATGAAACCGATCCTTTGTCACCCTCATCATCAACAAACTTGATAGTAAGAGTGGATCAAGGTGAGCAACAAACTGAAATAACCGAGCCACACCATGAGGAGCAAACCACCATTGAAATGGACGAGTTCACATTTACGAAGCCTGATCTGGCAAAACAAACATGA
- the LOC133715148 gene encoding uncharacterized protein LOC133715148: protein MSALSSSFVSLQNHKTHFLTGSSSKPVNHCILNVTPSELTSNKRPLVVRAGSEKSTAGIFVGGFVLGGIIVGALGCVYAPQISKALAVAGSDRKELMKKLPKFIYDEEKALEKTRKILAEKISQLNSAIDDVSAQLHADDAPPNGVPVSSDEIEASI, encoded by the exons ATGAGTGCTCTTTCGAGCTCCTTCGTTTCACTTCAGAATCACAAGACCCACTTCTTGACTG GTTCTTCTTCGAAGCCAGTGAACCATTGTATTTTAAACGTTACGCCCAGTGAGCTTACATCAAACAAAAGGCCACTTGTTGTGCGAGCAGG TAGTGAAAAAAGTACTGCAGGCATCTTCGTTGGTGGATTTGTGTTGGGGGGCATAATTGTTGGAGCATTAGGCTGCGTGTATGCACCTCAG ATAAGCAAGGCACTTGCAGTAGCTGGATCAGATAGAAAAGAGTTGATGAAGAAGCTGCCAAAATTCATATATGATGAAGAAAAAGCTCTTGAG AAAACCCGCAAAATACTGGCTGAGAAGATTTCACAGCTAAATTCTGCCATAGATGATGTTTCTGCTCAGCTGCATGCAGATGATGCCCCCCCAAATGGAGTTCCAGTATCTTCAGATGAAATTGAAGCTTCCATATGA